The Lysinibacillus pakistanensis genome includes a window with the following:
- a CDS encoding ABC transporter permease translates to MLFKDQIDFVTQHIKKNKLRVFMTVLAATMGCAFLIVLASVGFGLQDSLRNNILSNEKVTKIQVFDNEPFTDEQIQEIKGVEHVESVLETITVNASAHSFFEGRDTSSTLYVANMQDFEQVNGKLSQGKYPSKPNEIIVGYHFAQTLLNDAERKIIEEKNKEAEVEGTYYDGKEEGYKDSLIGKEIELSLAPNISAAKETEKMNYTIVGVMKEPSYDWMINNAVYMDIEQKPVLASNLATAVDVKEDEMFYSEFNIFADTLENVKPILDSLKDKGYSVYSITEQLDQMNVFFLVLKIGLIFVGTIAVLIASIGIFNTMTMAVTERTREIGVLKAIGASPKLIQRLFLMESMFIGIVGTVIAVAISYAISFVANAVLPLILKAATGEDGFSNNDITFSLIPWQLVVIAAAISIGVAMISGYRPARKATKIDVIQALRQEL, encoded by the coding sequence ATGTTATTTAAAGATCAGATAGATTTTGTTACACAACATATTAAGAAAAATAAATTACGTGTCTTTATGACGGTGCTAGCAGCAACAATGGGCTGTGCATTTTTAATTGTCCTTGCATCTGTAGGGTTTGGTCTACAGGATTCATTACGCAATAATATATTATCAAATGAAAAGGTAACAAAAATTCAAGTATTCGATAATGAGCCGTTTACGGATGAGCAAATACAGGAAATAAAAGGAGTTGAGCATGTAGAATCTGTACTAGAAACGATTACAGTGAATGCATCTGCACACTCATTTTTTGAGGGGCGAGATACAAGCTCTACCCTCTATGTTGCGAATATGCAGGATTTTGAGCAAGTAAATGGCAAGCTTTCACAAGGGAAGTATCCATCAAAGCCAAATGAAATTATAGTTGGCTATCATTTTGCTCAAACCTTATTAAATGATGCTGAGCGTAAAATTATTGAAGAAAAAAATAAAGAAGCCGAGGTAGAAGGCACATATTATGATGGTAAAGAAGAAGGGTATAAGGACTCTTTAATTGGCAAAGAAATCGAATTGTCACTAGCACCTAACATTAGTGCAGCTAAAGAGACAGAGAAAATGAACTATACAATTGTGGGTGTGATGAAGGAGCCCTCCTATGATTGGATGATTAATAACGCTGTCTATATGGATATAGAACAAAAGCCAGTATTAGCATCTAATTTGGCTACAGCGGTAGATGTTAAAGAGGATGAAATGTTTTATTCAGAATTTAATATTTTTGCTGATACATTAGAAAATGTGAAGCCTATATTAGATAGTCTTAAAGATAAAGGCTATAGCGTGTATTCTATTACTGAGCAATTAGATCAAATGAATGTATTTTTCCTTGTCCTAAAAATTGGTCTTATATTTGTTGGAACAATTGCCGTATTAATTGCATCAATTGGTATTTTCAATACAATGACAATGGCAGTAACAGAGCGTACTCGTGAAATTGGTGTGCTAAAGGCCATTGGTGCTAGTCCTAAGCTTATCCAACGATTATTTTTAATGGAAAGTATGTTCATTGGTATCGTTGGTACTGTTATTGCAGTAGCAATATCATATGCTATAAGCTTCGTAGCTAATGCCGTATTACCGTTAATTTTAAAGGCTGCAACCGGTGAAGATGGTTTTAGTAATAACGATATTACATTTTCCTTAATTCCTTGGCAACTTGTTG
- a CDS encoding ABC transporter ATP-binding protein, which translates to MIQVENLQHTFLIGKKGKEKQIPVLKGVNFEVKQGEIVAIVGKSGSGKSTLLQVLAGFMKSEQGSIKINGKETAHLTEADSAAFRLSQFGFIFQNFQLMPGLSAFENIELPLKLQGARKAVRKEKVKKIMDNVGLSEVSDHYPNELSGGQQQRVSIARALITNPPILLADEPTGSLDSETEQDILLLIQSLNRELGLTFVIITHDEEVATIAHRRFRMYDGELVKEEA; encoded by the coding sequence ATGATTCAAGTCGAGAACTTACAACATACATTTTTAATCGGAAAAAAGGGCAAGGAAAAACAAATTCCTGTATTGAAAGGAGTTAACTTTGAGGTTAAGCAAGGAGAGATTGTTGCAATTGTTGGCAAAAGTGGGTCTGGAAAATCAACCCTATTACAAGTTTTAGCAGGATTCATGAAATCTGAGCAAGGATCTATCAAGATTAATGGAAAGGAAACAGCTCATCTTACAGAAGCAGATAGTGCAGCTTTTCGTTTGAGCCAATTTGGCTTTATTTTTCAAAACTTTCAATTAATGCCCGGATTATCTGCGTTTGAAAATATTGAACTTCCTTTAAAGTTACAGGGTGCTAGGAAGGCTGTGCGAAAGGAAAAGGTTAAAAAAATAATGGACAATGTTGGCTTATCAGAGGTATCAGACCATTATCCAAATGAATTGTCTGGTGGGCAGCAACAGCGTGTAAGTATTGCTAGAGCTTTGATCACTAATCCACCTATACTGTTGGCAGATGAACCTACAGGAAGTCTTGATTCGGAAACTGAGCAAGATATTTTGTTGCTTATCCAAAGCTTAAATCGGGAGCTTGGTTTAACATTTGTCATCATTACTCATGACGAAGAAGTAGCAACAATAGCGCATAGACGTTTCCGTATGTACGACGGTGAGCTTGTTAAGGAGGAGGCATAA
- a CDS encoding DUF47 domain-containing protein — protein MLNSKKQDPFFIALHKIAENMREAVHYANDFRINSVADLKEISITMKNYETAGDKLIHDLIVMLNKSFMTPIEREDILEFAIRMDDVLDGTEHCIAHFEMFSLTEVDESMRIFLGYISKSADEIVKATEELKKKNLIGMRPHAILIKDYERECDEVQRSSIKQLFLNEKDPIRIIKFKDIYEQLEDIADYCQNVANTMETIIMRNA, from the coding sequence ATGCTTAACTCAAAAAAACAAGACCCTTTCTTTATTGCCCTGCATAAAATTGCTGAAAATATGAGAGAGGCCGTACATTACGCAAATGATTTTCGTATCAACAGTGTAGCTGACCTGAAAGAGATTAGCATTACTATGAAAAATTACGAAACGGCTGGCGATAAGCTCATTCATGATCTAATCGTCATGCTAAATAAATCATTTATGACACCTATCGAGCGTGAAGACATCTTAGAATTTGCGATTCGTATGGATGATGTATTAGATGGTACGGAGCATTGTATCGCTCATTTTGAAATGTTCTCCCTAACAGAAGTCGATGAATCAATGCGTATCTTCTTAGGATACATCTCAAAAAGTGCTGATGAAATTGTTAAAGCAACAGAAGAGTTAAAGAAAAAGAATCTTATTGGTATGCGTCCACACGCAATTCTAATTAAAGATTACGAGCGTGAATGTGATGAAGTACAACGTTCATCCATCAAACAATTATTTTTAAATGAGAAAGATCCGATTCGAATTATTAAATTTAAAGATATATATGAACAATTAGAAGATATCGCTGATTATTGTCAAAATGTTGCCAACACAATGGAAACAATTATCATGCGTAACGCGTAA
- a CDS encoding inorganic phosphate transporter, with protein sequence MNTIIILTVLVVIFALTFDFINGFHDTANAIATSVSTRALPPRAAILMAATMNFIGAITFVGVAKALTKDIVDPFSLNAFQGDTTGSIVILAALISAIIWNLLTWYFGIPSSSSHTLIGSIAGAAVASAGFNVLNYGGFTKIIMALVFSPILAICAGFLMMTLFKLLFKNLNLYRTNKGFRTMQIFTAAIQSFTHGTNDAQKAMGIMTMALIAGGLHTGDEIPFWVRAAAATAMGLGTSIGGYKIIKTVGGKIMKIRPVNGVAADLASASVIFGATLIHLPVSTTHVISSSIMGVGSAQRVRGVNWGMARKIVTTWIITMPISAVMAAVIYFLLSLFF encoded by the coding sequence ATGAACACAATCATTATACTAACCGTACTGGTCGTCATCTTTGCCCTAACATTTGACTTTATCAACGGCTTCCATGATACAGCAAATGCTATCGCAACTTCGGTTTCCACTAGAGCATTACCACCACGAGCAGCCATTTTAATGGCAGCAACGATGAATTTTATCGGGGCTATTACCTTTGTTGGTGTGGCAAAAGCTCTTACAAAAGACATTGTAGATCCATTCTCTTTAAATGCCTTTCAAGGAGACACAACAGGCTCAATTGTTATTTTAGCCGCATTAATTTCGGCAATTATCTGGAATTTACTAACATGGTATTTTGGAATTCCTTCTAGTTCATCACACACATTAATCGGTTCCATTGCAGGGGCTGCTGTAGCATCTGCGGGTTTCAACGTTTTAAACTATGGCGGCTTTACTAAAATTATCATGGCATTGGTCTTTTCACCAATCCTTGCTATTTGTGCCGGCTTTCTGATGATGACACTATTTAAACTATTATTTAAAAATTTGAATTTATATCGTACAAATAAAGGATTCCGTACGATGCAAATTTTCACAGCAGCTATTCAATCATTTACACACGGGACAAACGACGCTCAAAAGGCAATGGGAATTATGACCATGGCTTTAATTGCTGGAGGATTGCATACAGGAGATGAAATTCCTTTTTGGGTACGTGCTGCGGCAGCAACTGCTATGGGCCTTGGTACCTCTATAGGCGGTTATAAAATTATTAAAACAGTCGGCGGTAAAATAATGAAAATCCGCCCTGTAAATGGGGTAGCTGCAGACTTAGCATCTGCATCTGTAATTTTTGGCGCTACTTTAATCCACCTACCAGTATCAACAACACACGTAATTTCTTCCTCAATTATGGGCGTAGGCTCTGCACAACGAGTACGAGGTGTTAACTGGGGAATGGCTCGTAAAATAGTTACTACTTGGATTATTACAATGCCAATTTCTGCAGTAATGGCCGCTGTTATTTACTTTTTATTATCTTTATTCTTTTAA
- a CDS encoding MMPL family transporter, producing the protein MKTFSAFITAHAKAIVAIWLVIFIAMAVFAIQLPSKLQGDGFFVEGDHTYVTKELAENFDLPSDTILVVFDPAKNKEIQDTLKKLDTIKAIHSIQSPLDDASLQKNGIAYAMVHLKNNIDNQTDIVEDIRSLIEKDGVTVTGGPVISVDINTASQKDLASAEAIGLPIAIIVLLLAFGTVVASILPIIIGVVTVVTAFGVMTLLSGNVNLSIFVLNIVPMLGLALSIDFALLFINRYREERAHTSIPEAIQIAIQTAGRSIIFSAVCVMIGLGAMIVIDVEIFHNIALGGTIVVLLAVLSGLTLLPATMMLLGDRLNKWRLIRVKPGGANRWRGFAGFVMKYPVTIVIAALLLLGIGMIPLKDIELKIPQVDSLPTKYDARTAYDKLDDTFGLGETSTLYLLADRKEGWEDNEARELIYTIQEKLLADPLVTNVSTIYTAANINTPEELNASLEIPQVAEQLQPVLSTFTKETQLFIPITLDAAGSSSTAQKFARTWKDKDLGVDFALGGQAKFNQEIFDEIANKIVLAISIILISTFFILMLAFRSVLIPLKAIIMNIIGLSSAFGILVYIFQYGHFGIDAGSIVLIIPVIVFCLVFGLSMDYEVFLISRIQEEYLKGVDNTRATIDGLTSTSRIITSAALIMIVITGAFAFTDVMPVKQIGVGIAIAVAIDATIIRLMLVPSLMKLFGDWNWWLPFAKKNK; encoded by the coding sequence ATGAAAACTTTTTCAGCTTTTATAACAGCACATGCAAAAGCCATCGTAGCTATTTGGCTTGTGATTTTTATTGCTATGGCCGTTTTTGCCATACAATTGCCAAGTAAGTTGCAAGGAGATGGCTTTTTTGTGGAAGGAGATCATACCTATGTCACAAAAGAGCTAGCCGAAAATTTTGATTTACCTTCAGATACAATTTTGGTTGTTTTCGATCCAGCTAAAAATAAGGAAATTCAAGATACTTTAAAGAAGTTGGATACCATCAAGGCAATCCATTCCATTCAGTCACCGCTTGATGATGCCTCTTTACAAAAGAACGGTATTGCCTATGCTATGGTTCATCTGAAAAATAATATTGATAATCAAACTGATATTGTAGAGGATATTCGTTCTTTAATTGAAAAAGACGGTGTTACTGTAACAGGTGGACCCGTTATTTCTGTAGACATTAATACAGCCAGTCAAAAAGATTTAGCGTCCGCAGAAGCAATAGGCTTGCCAATTGCAATTATAGTCCTATTACTTGCTTTCGGGACTGTCGTAGCCTCTATACTACCAATTATTATTGGTGTTGTCACAGTTGTCACTGCATTTGGCGTTATGACATTGCTTAGCGGTAATGTTAACTTATCTATTTTTGTATTAAATATAGTACCTATGCTTGGACTAGCTTTAAGTATCGATTTTGCTCTATTGTTTATTAACCGTTATCGTGAGGAACGGGCTCATACATCCATCCCTGAGGCCATACAAATCGCTATACAAACCGCTGGAAGATCTATTATTTTTTCAGCCGTATGTGTGATGATTGGTTTGGGTGCGATGATAGTTATAGACGTTGAAATTTTCCATAACATTGCATTAGGTGGCACTATTGTGGTATTACTGGCAGTGTTATCTGGCCTTACGCTACTACCTGCTACGATGATGCTCTTAGGAGATCGCTTAAATAAATGGCGTTTAATACGTGTAAAGCCTGGTGGAGCTAATCGTTGGCGTGGCTTTGCAGGCTTTGTAATGAAGTATCCAGTAACGATTGTTATTGCAGCATTATTACTATTAGGCATTGGCATGATTCCATTGAAGGATATTGAACTTAAAATACCTCAAGTAGATTCATTACCGACTAAATATGACGCACGTACCGCCTATGACAAATTAGATGACACATTTGGGCTTGGTGAAACCTCAACATTATACTTGCTTGCTGATCGAAAGGAAGGATGGGAGGATAATGAGGCGAGAGAGCTTATTTATACGATTCAGGAAAAGCTACTTGCTGATCCATTAGTAACGAATGTGTCAACGATTTATACGGCTGCTAACATCAATACTCCTGAGGAACTGAATGCTTCCTTGGAAATTCCACAGGTAGCAGAGCAATTACAGCCCGTTCTAAGTACGTTTACTAAAGAAACTCAGCTATTTATCCCAATTACATTAGATGCAGCCGGTTCTTCATCTACTGCACAAAAATTTGCTCGAACGTGGAAAGATAAGGATTTAGGCGTTGATTTTGCACTCGGTGGGCAGGCAAAATTCAATCAAGAAATCTTCGATGAAATTGCCAATAAAATTGTATTGGCTATTTCTATTATTCTTATTTCAACATTTTTTATTTTAATGCTCGCTTTCAGATCCGTATTAATTCCACTAAAGGCGATTATTATGAATATTATTGGTCTTTCTTCTGCCTTCGGAATACTCGTCTATATTTTCCAATATGGACATTTTGGTATCGATGCAGGTTCAATTGTCCTGATTATTCCAGTTATTGTTTTCTGTCTAGTGTTTGGCTTAAGTATGGATTATGAAGTCTTCTTAATTTCACGTATTCAAGAGGAATATTTAAAAGGTGTAGATAATACACGTGCCACAATCGATGGACTTACTTCTACTAGTCGTATTATTACATCTGCAGCGCTTATTATGATTGTTATTACAGGTGCCTTTGCCTTTACGGATGTAATGCCTGTTAAACAAATTGGTGTAGGTATAGCCATTGCCGTTGCAATTGATGCAACCATTATCCGTCTTATGCTTGTACCTAGTCTCATGAAGCTGTTCGGTGACTGGAACTGGTGGCTACCCTTTGCTAAAAAAAATAAGTAA
- a CDS encoding alpha/beta hydrolase, with the protein MQHVFYKGTDETKPVLLLLHGTGGNEESLIGLAREIDETASILSVRGNVLENGMPRFFRRLAEGVFDMEDLIFRTKELYDFLSEAGQQHGFDRKQVVAIGYSNGANIAASLLFHYENALAGAILHHPMVPRRGIELPKLSSIPVFIGAGTNDPMCTAQESEDLGALLISAGANVTTKWFNFGHQLTMPEVVAAKEWYNNIYA; encoded by the coding sequence ATGCAGCACGTTTTTTATAAAGGAACAGATGAAACAAAGCCAGTATTGTTGTTACTACATGGTACAGGTGGAAATGAGGAGAGCCTAATTGGTCTTGCAAGGGAAATTGATGAAACTGCAAGCATTTTAAGCGTTCGTGGGAATGTGTTAGAGAATGGCATGCCACGCTTCTTTCGTCGTTTAGCGGAGGGTGTTTTTGATATGGAGGATTTAATCTTCCGTACAAAGGAATTATATGACTTTTTATCAGAGGCAGGACAGCAGCATGGATTTGATCGCAAACAAGTTGTAGCTATTGGCTATTCAAATGGTGCAAATATTGCAGCAAGCCTATTATTCCATTATGAGAATGCTTTAGCAGGTGCTATTCTTCATCATCCTATGGTACCAAGACGTGGCATAGAACTTCCGAAACTTTCATCTATTCCTGTCTTTATCGGTGCTGGTACTAATGATCCGATGTGTACTGCACAGGAATCAGAGGATTTAGGGGCACTTTTAATTTCGGCGGGTGCAAATGTGACAACTAAATGGTTTAATTTTGGTCACCAGCTGACTATGCCTGAAGTAGTAGCAGCAAAAGAATGGTATAACAATATTTATGCATAA
- a CDS encoding NUDIX hydrolase produces the protein MEQEIVKVFNEQHEQIGTATRAEVHEKGLWHETFHCWLVNENYIYFQIRSAQKKDYPGLLDITAAGHLLAVETVESGIREVKEELGLDINVDDVVKMGMTSCSIVSENMIDNEFCHVYIYPFKHDWNSFDLQYEEVSGVVRANLNEAEAFFLGKTATLNIEGYEYFPDGQRAKIVRPVSTAQFVPYRELYVAHVIQFVKDKMFKTT, from the coding sequence ATGGAACAAGAAATTGTGAAGGTTTTTAATGAGCAGCATGAACAAATTGGAACAGCAACAAGAGCTGAGGTACATGAGAAAGGGCTGTGGCATGAAACATTCCACTGTTGGCTTGTCAATGAGAACTATATCTATTTTCAAATCCGTAGTGCACAGAAAAAAGACTACCCAGGCTTGTTGGATATAACAGCAGCAGGGCATTTATTAGCCGTTGAGACAGTTGAATCAGGAATTCGTGAAGTAAAGGAAGAGCTGGGTCTAGATATCAATGTGGATGATGTCGTAAAAATGGGCATGACATCCTGTAGTATAGTATCGGAAAATATGATTGACAATGAATTTTGCCATGTTTACATATATCCATTCAAACATGATTGGAATTCTTTTGATCTTCAATATGAGGAAGTGTCAGGGGTTGTGAGAGCAAATTTAAATGAGGCAGAGGCATTCTTTTTAGGAAAAACAGCCACTCTTAATATTGAAGGCTATGAATACTTCCCAGACGGTCAACGAGCAAAAATTGTGCGTCCAGTAAGTACTGCACAGTTTGTTCCATATCGAGAGCTATATGTAGCACATGTTATTCAGTTTGTAAAAGATAAGATGTTTAAAACAACATAA
- a CDS encoding AI-2E family transporter, producing the protein MRVTRKVWFQVGVGILLTLLIIKYFVEIHWIFSPLVILLKAIFVPLLLGGVLYYVTEPIQRFLEKRKFPRWASILTIIIGLIAIASAFGWIVGNPIAEQVNKLVKNAPMISASISASISTSIQDATDYLLQNKDNFPTQLKDIIDKMANSVQDIAVVASKGLVSFLQSIVSVSLLAILIPFFFIFMLKDHEKFAPSIYKYFSGERREWIKKTLSEIDDVLRSYIQGQLQISFLLALIMYVGYLLIGLEYSLLLVIFAFFMNMIPFIGPWIAFTPALIVAVIQDPVLVIWVSIVTLVAQQIDSNFITPNVMGKSLDIHPLTVITIILAAGNIAGFIGIIIAVPFYAVLKVIVSNIYDQRNAIKKRATKSV; encoded by the coding sequence ATGAGAGTGACAAGAAAAGTTTGGTTTCAAGTAGGTGTAGGGATATTACTAACACTACTAATCATTAAATATTTTGTGGAGATTCATTGGATTTTTTCACCGCTAGTCATTCTTTTAAAAGCTATTTTTGTGCCTCTTTTACTTGGTGGTGTTTTATACTACGTGACAGAGCCAATTCAGCGATTTTTGGAAAAACGTAAATTCCCGCGGTGGGCAAGTATATTAACAATTATTATAGGGTTGATTGCTATTGCAAGTGCTTTTGGATGGATTGTAGGAAATCCGATTGCAGAGCAGGTCAATAAATTAGTAAAAAATGCACCAATGATTAGTGCGAGTATAAGTGCAAGTATTAGTACAAGTATTCAAGATGCAACAGACTATTTGTTGCAAAATAAGGATAACTTCCCAACACAGTTGAAAGATATTATTGATAAAATGGCAAATTCCGTACAGGATATTGCGGTAGTGGCAAGTAAAGGGCTTGTCTCCTTTTTACAATCTATAGTATCTGTATCTTTATTAGCTATTTTAATTCCGTTCTTCTTTATTTTTATGTTGAAGGATCACGAGAAATTTGCGCCTTCGATTTATAAATATTTCAGTGGAGAACGTCGTGAATGGATTAAAAAAACATTAAGTGAAATTGATGATGTTCTACGCAGCTATATTCAAGGGCAACTACAAATTAGTTTTTTATTAGCGCTAATTATGTACGTTGGGTATTTACTTATTGGTTTAGAGTATTCATTGCTCCTTGTCATATTCGCTTTCTTTATGAATATGATTCCGTTTATTGGACCTTGGATTGCCTTTACTCCTGCATTAATTGTAGCAGTAATTCAGGATCCTGTGCTTGTAATATGGGTATCGATTGTCACATTAGTTGCGCAGCAAATTGATAGTAATTTTATTACTCCAAATGTTATGGGAAAATCACTCGATATACACCCACTTACAGTTATTACGATAATTTTAGCAGCAGGTAATATTGCGGGCTTTATCGGAATTATTATTGCTGTGCCATTTTATGCCGTATTAAAGGTTATCGTATCCAATATTTATGATCAACGTAACGCAATTAAGAAAAGGGCTACGAAGTCAGTATAG
- a CDS encoding M3 family oligoendopeptidase, with the protein MKTFKDYEYRRPNIEEMKEQQLSLIEQFKRAQTMDEQSSIIQQLNALSNDYATMANLVYIRASIDTNDEFYQAERDYFDEVGPKLEEVTTEYYKALIASPFREQLENKWGQQLFDLATYQIKGFSPIVIDLMQKENKLVSEYNKLVASAQIDFNGETLTLAQLGPFAESTDREIRKSATEARFGFFAEHEEEFDRLYDELVKVRHEIAVKLGYKNYVELGYVRMNRIDYNADMVKKFRDQVRDLIVPVASELYERQAKRIGISDFKFYDEALNFLSGNATPKGDPAWIVENGKKMYEELSQETGEFFNFMIDHELMDLVAKKGKESGGYCTFIENYHSPFIFSNFNGTSGDIDVLTHEAGHAFQVYSSRDIGIPEYLWPTFESCEIHSMSMEFFTWPWMELFFKEDTEKYKFTHLSSGLLFLPYGVAVDEFQHVIYENPTMTPAERKLAWKKIEETYLPHRDYDHNDYLEAGGIWQRQGHIYASPFYYIDYTLAQICAFQFWKRSREEFEEAWKDYLHLCGLGGSMSFTKLVKEAGLISPFEDGCVESVIGEIKAYLNSVDDTAL; encoded by the coding sequence ATGAAAACGTTTAAAGACTATGAATACCGTCGACCAAATATTGAAGAAATGAAAGAGCAGCAATTATCTTTAATTGAGCAATTTAAACGTGCGCAGACGATGGACGAGCAAAGTAGCATCATTCAGCAACTCAACGCTTTAAGTAATGATTATGCTACAATGGCGAATTTAGTGTATATACGTGCATCAATTGATACAAATGATGAATTTTATCAAGCAGAGCGTGATTATTTCGATGAGGTAGGTCCCAAGCTAGAAGAGGTAACCACAGAATATTATAAAGCATTGATTGCTTCTCCATTTCGTGAACAATTAGAGAATAAATGGGGTCAGCAGCTATTCGATTTAGCAACTTATCAAATTAAAGGCTTTTCACCAATAGTCATTGATTTAATGCAAAAGGAGAACAAGCTTGTATCAGAATATAATAAACTAGTAGCCTCTGCACAAATTGATTTTAATGGGGAAACATTAACACTTGCTCAGCTTGGACCATTTGCAGAGTCCACTGATCGTGAAATACGTAAATCAGCAACAGAAGCACGCTTTGGCTTTTTTGCTGAGCATGAAGAAGAATTTGATCGACTCTATGATGAGCTTGTAAAGGTACGTCATGAAATTGCCGTAAAATTAGGCTATAAAAATTATGTGGAGCTAGGCTATGTTCGCATGAACCGCATTGATTATAATGCAGATATGGTGAAGAAATTCCGCGATCAGGTTCGCGATTTAATCGTACCAGTTGCTTCTGAGCTGTATGAGCGTCAGGCAAAACGAATTGGTATTTCTGATTTTAAATTCTATGATGAAGCATTAAATTTCTTATCAGGAAATGCGACTCCAAAGGGTGATCCAGCTTGGATTGTAGAGAACGGTAAAAAAATGTATGAGGAGTTATCACAAGAAACAGGTGAATTCTTCAATTTCATGATTGATCATGAATTAATGGACCTAGTCGCGAAGAAAGGGAAAGAAAGCGGTGGGTATTGTACATTTATCGAAAACTACCATTCACCATTTATCTTCTCAAACTTTAATGGTACTTCAGGTGATATAGATGTATTAACACATGAAGCTGGACATGCCTTCCAAGTGTATTCAAGTCGTGACATCGGTATTCCAGAATACTTATGGCCAACATTTGAATCTTGTGAAATTCACTCAATGAGTATGGAATTCTTCACATGGCCTTGGATGGAGCTGTTCTTTAAAGAGGATACAGAGAAATATAAATTTACACATTTAAGTAGTGGCCTATTATTCTTACCATATGGTGTTGCAGTAGACGAGTTCCAACATGTTATATACGAAAATCCAACAATGACACCTGCTGAACGCAAGTTAGCATGGAAGAAAATTGAGGAAACGTATTTACCACATCGTGACTATGATCATAATGACTACCTTGAAGCAGGAGGAATTTGGCAGCGTCAGGGTCATATTTATGCAAGCCCGTTCTACTATATTGATTACACGCTAGCACAAATTTGTGCCTTCCAGTTCTGGAAACGCTCAAGAGAAGAGTTTGAGGAGGCATGGAAGGACTATTTACATTTATGCGGCTTAGGTGGTTCTATGTCCTTCACAAAGCTTGTAAAAGAGGCTGGCTTAATATCACCATTTGAGGATGGCTGTGTCGAATCAGTTATTGGTGAAATCAAGGCGTACCTAAATTCAGTAGACGACACGGCACTATAA